The following are encoded in a window of Phaseolus vulgaris cultivar G19833 chromosome 3, P. vulgaris v2.0, whole genome shotgun sequence genomic DNA:
- the LOC137806014 gene encoding geraniol 8-hydroxylase-like gives MDTNSTLFLPFTVVFFLFTIITFLRALTSLLTPNKTKRNLPPGPKGLPLVGNLFQLGAKPHQTLATLAKTHGSIMTLKLGQVTTIVMSSAETAKGVLQTHDQFLSNRKVPDAMRGANHHQFSFSFIPVSHQWRDLRKICNGLLFSSKNLDATQELRSKKIQELYSEIHHSSLKGEPVNIGRLAFKTTINLLSNTVFSEDFIQSAEKAGEMKELVANIMKEVGRPNLADCFPVLKVVDPHGIRRRTGTYFWKLLNIFKCLINKRLEQRKDDAGYCTKNDMLEVMLNNAPQHTSQEMNIVKIQRLSLDLFAAGTDTVTTTVEWGMAELLRNPNVMSKAKEELEKCVGKGKIVEESHIPKLHYLQAIVKETFRLHPAVPLLLPREAEEELEMHGHTIPKGAQVLVNVWAIGRDPNLWDKPALFWPERFLGSEIDFRGRSFELTPFGGGRRICPGLSLAIRLVFLMLGLFIHSFHWELEGGIQPQDINMDESFGLTLEKAQPLLVIPITPN, from the exons ATGGACACCAACTCAACATTATTTCTCCCTTTCACAGTAGTGTTCTTTCTCTTCACCATTATCACCTTTCTGAGAGCCCTCACTTCACTCCTCACTCCAAACAAAACCAAACGAAACCTTCCACCAGGCCCTAAAGGTCTTCCCCTTGTGGGAAACCTCTTCCAACTGGGTGCAAAGCCCCACCAGACCCTGGCCACCCTGGCCAAGACTCATGGCTCAATAATGACCCTCAAACTGGGCCAAGTCACCACCATCGTCATGTCCTCTGCAGAGACAGCCAAAGGGGTGCTCCAAACCCATGATCAGTTCCTCTCAAACAGGAAGGTCCCTGATGCAATGAGAGGTGCCAACCATCACCAATTCAGCTTTTCCTTCATCCCAGTTTCACACCAGTGGAGAGACCTCAGGAAAATCTGCAATGGCCTCTTGTTCTCCAGCAAGAACTTGGACGCCACTCAGGAACTCAGAAGCAAGAagattcaagaactttacagtGAGATTCACCATAGCAGCTTGAAGGGTGAACCTGTGAATATTGGAAG GTTGGCTTTCAAGACAACAATAAATCTGTTGTCTAACACAGTCTTCTCAGAGGATTTCATTCAGTCTGCTGAAAAAGCAGGGGAGATGAAGGAGTTGGTGGCCAACATCATGAAAGAGGTTGGAAGGCCAAATTTGGCTGATTGTTTCCCAGTGTTGAAGGTGGTTGACCCTCATGGCATCAGAAGACGCACAGGAACCTACTTTTGGAAGCTTTTGAACATCTTCAAGTGCTTGATTAACAAAAGGTTGGAACAGAGAAAAGATGATGCTGGTTACTGCACCAAAAATGACATGTTGGAGGTCATGCTCAACAATGCTCCACAACACACTTCTCAAGAGATGAACATAGTTAAGATTCAACGTTTGTCACTG GATTTGTTTGCGGCAGGAACTGATACAGTAACAACCACAGTAGAATGGGGCATGGCTGAGTTACTTCGCAACCCAAATGTTATGTCAAAGGCAAAAGAAGAGTTGGAGAAGTGTGTTGGAAAAGGTAAGATTGTGGAAGAGTCACACATACCCAAACTCCATTATTTGCAAGCAATAGTGAAGGAGACTTTCAGACTGCACCCTGCAGTGCCACTTTTACTGCCTAGAGAAGCTGAAGAGGAATTGGAGATGCATGGCCACACAATTCCAAAGGGTGCACAAGTGTTGGTTAATGTGTGGGCCATAGGGAGGGACCCTAATTTGTGGGACAAGCCTGCTTTGTTTTGGCCTGAGAGATTCCTGGGATCAGAAATTGACTTTAGAGGAAGAAGTTTTGAGCTAACTCCTTTTGGGGGTGGGAGGAGAATATGCCCTGGATTGTCTTTGGCCATAAGGTTGGTGTTCTTGATGTTGGGATTGTTCATCCATTCCTTTCATTGGGAGCTTGAGGGTG
- the LOC137806015 gene encoding uncharacterized protein encodes MLKCGLKYAMEREKWKENCNGNGNSNGNGYYYDRFVCDYYDGEVQSEERSPAKPSSLSSSPPRVGYIEHYVSKFDTLVGVAIKYGVEVADVKKLNNLVTDHQMFALKTLHIPLPGRHPPSPCLSNGSSTPGYGNSDQSSPTHALHDLLDSFQSLKIKSSDRKVSPAMSSFQGYYGLKGSSSPSEDGFPRNTPMSDRPLSSHRKSKSLVNVILEEIMEKSNDASAAIIGEVDSGKCNYKLVQRRQKSVADFSRIPELLLREDNNSTGVLPTRTGKGLALRQKAASRTTLATDSEQNGLNPVAMGMGDATLNEGSSRVRKSSSTSCLQDQDNSGSSSIWPTAMWNLKPDLQSLSTASIGKSIFDGLPKPTTGRKNKAALD; translated from the exons ATGTTGAAGTGTGGGTTGAAATACGCGATGGAAAGGGAAAAGTGGAAGGAGAATTGCAATGGCAATGGCAACAGCAACGGCAATGGATACTATTACGATAGGTTTGTGTGTGATTATTACGACGGAGAGGTACAGAGCGAAGAACGGAGTCCGGCGAAGCCTTCTTCGCTGTCTTCTTCGCCTCCCAGAGTTGGATACATTGAACACTATGTTTCAAAATTTGATACCTTGGTTGGTGTTGCTATCAAGTATGGTGTTGAg GTTGCAGATGTCAAAAAGTTGAATAACCTTGTTACAGACCATCAAATGTTTGCTCTTAAAACTCTCCACATTCCGCTACCTGGAAGGCATCCTCCATCTCCTTGTTTATCAAATGGTTCCAGTACTCCTGG ATATGGTAATTCAGATCAAAGTTCTCCTACTCACGCACTCCATGATCTGCTTGATTCATTCCAATCCCTGAAAATAAAGTCATCTGACCGGAAGGTCTCACCAGCCATGAGCTCATTCCAGGGTTACTATGGACTAAAAGGGTCCTCAAGTCCCTCAGAAGATGGTTTCCCCAGAAACACACCTATGTCTGACAGACCACTCAGTAGTCATCGGAAATCTAAAAGCTTGGTCAATGTAATTTTGGAAGAGATTATGGAAAAATCAAATGATGCATCAGCTGCAATAATCGGGGAAGTTGACTCCGGTAAATGTAATTACAAACTTGTCCAGAGACGTCAGAAATCTGTAGCTGACTTTAGCAGGATACCAGAGTTGCTTCTAAGGGAGGATAATAACAGCACTGGTGTTCTTCctacaagaactggaaagggctTAGCTCTGAGACAGAAAGCAGCTAGCCGAACCACATTGGCAACTGATTCTGAACAAAATGGTTTGAATCCTGTGGCAATGGGTATGGGGGATGCTACACTAAATGAAGGTTCATCTAGGGTGAGGAAATCATCAAGTACTTCCTGTTTACAGGATCAAGATAACAGTGGCTCCTCATCCATTTGGCCAACCGCAATGTGGAATTTGAAACCAGATTTGCAGTCCCTCTCAACTGCATCCATTGGAAAATCAATCTTTGATGGCTTGCCCAAACCAACAACTGGTCGAAAAAATAAAGCTGCACTTGATTAA